In the genome of Raphanus sativus cultivar WK10039 chromosome 9, ASM80110v3, whole genome shotgun sequence, the window CAAAACATTTAATTTCGCGATTCATCAAACTTTCtgattcaactataatatttttgttatagatattaaattttgattaattttgttattttcatgtattttgattgttttcttagatttgtaaaatatattttagtaagattatgtataatttaatatatttcgtTTTGAGAATCAAATAGTAAGAGTGTTGATCTATTCAAAgctacataaatatatataacaatgaTAGTATTTTGAAACCatatatttataagttattcaaaatacttaattgtaatagttggttaacatatttataatattatttaaaaatttcatatttatttagtcATATGTTGAGTCATTCTATAagttatatgtataaaatattattataaataaaaaatatattattttaatttaatgtttgactttgtataaaaaaattggAGTGGTCTATTTACTCATTTTGTGAGTATATTGTGTTACATATAAtctataaaattaaagtataactattttaatcTAATTCAAGCAAATCACATAAACTGTATTCATTGTATTAATTTGGTTCTTCATCTTGATGTGTAactatatttttgatttttttagtaatttggtATATGTtagtttgaaaaaataaaatgataaaaataaagagATTATAGGTacaaagttatttaaaaaaataaccgATAAATTTTAAAAGGGAAGATTATTTCCTTActttaatatcaagattattttttctaaatttgattttttatgagatcacattatatataaaaatattttctttttaaattttataaatattttctttatcatttaagttatttgaaaaatataaagggAGAAaggttaaattaatttttatccattaaagatatcttagtatgttattcaaattattttgtaataatttgaGAAATAGAtggatttaaataaaatacttaatagttttaaaatatatattatatagtttaagattatcttttaaaagggaagattatattttttactttaaaattaagattatattttGTTAGCTTTCCTTATTGaattacactatatataaaagacattttcgttttcaaaatttacaaatttttaattatatagtttatttgaaaaaataaagaaaaaggaaacctaaataaaaaaggaaattttgtttttaataatattaattagatatatttgattcattaatgGTATCACCGTAATCAACCACCATGAGAATTAACGGGAGCGCGATACATAGAAAActgatttttcaaataatattatagaaataagtaataagaaaatattgatGGTGTCAAAGTATTATAAATAGTAGTTGTTGAGATTGCTCAATTTGctgaaaaaataattagaattgTCTATTGAAGGTATCAAAAAGTACTGTTATTGTAAATCTATTGGCTAGACTGAATCATTTATGTGACTAAAAAGATTGAGACTTTCTATATTAACGAAACCAATGTTATAAACTATAGCTcatgctgacaaaaaaaaattatcgcTCATAtgatcctctctctctctctcttcatcaCTCAGCTTCGTTGTGTGAAGTTCAGGAGAACCATTCAACAAACATCGTGGGGTCTAAGGGTGCATCTCACATcgtaaacatatttgaaaactTCAACAGTATTTTTATTAACATAAAACACATCAGGTATGTGCTACGATTGGCTCTCTGGTTTTGTCTATCGTTTGACTCAGCTTTAATATTACCACTGACAATTAAATTTGCAACTTGCAGAGAGAACTCAACTGCTATTAAAATGGTACAAAGTGTAAAGATATAAGCATATACTAACCCAAAGCATAAACATGAGAATGGCCGAGAAGATTTCCTTATTGATCTTCTTGTTTGTCCTTAGTAGCATAGTTTCTGTTGTTTCTTCACAACGATGCGTTGGCGCTGGGTCTTTTGGAGAAGGTAGTCCATATGCTATTTATTAACCGCGAAAAAATCCTCTCATCTCTTGCTGCTAACGTGAAGATGCCCAAAGGTTTCTACAATGGTTCGAGGAGTGATGGTCCTGACTCTCCTGACCGAGTATATGCAATGGCAATGTGCATAGATGGGAGTGACCCAGAGGTATGCTCCGAATGTCTCGGGGTTGCGACTGACTTGTTAATACACAACTGTAATAACGAGAGTGAAGGATTTATATGGTTTCAGTATAAAACGCTTTGTTTTGCACGCTTCTCTAACCATTCGTTTTTTGGAACCCATGATACGCACCTGCTTTATTTCGAGTACAGCAGTGGGTTATCGAGGTTAACAGAGTTTGACCAAAACTTTAGCAATTTAACAGATAGTATGCTAGCTGAAATTTCCAGTGGGAAAAAAGCTTCAACAAATGTGGAGCCCTTGACAAAGTtccagactttttttttttttttttttttttgaaacttaacaaAGTTCCAGACTTTACACGCATTAATGCTATGCACGCCGGATCTACCTTCATCGAATTGTTCGGCCTGTCTTAAAGAAAGTGTTGGTGTTTATCGTAAGGATGAACACCTCATTCGGAAGCATGGAGGAGTCATTGCATATCCAAGCTGTTTCTTCCGGTGGGATCTGTATCCCTTGAGCGAAGGTTTTACTCGAAGTAAGTCCTCAAACTAcaaaaaagatatattaaaaaaacatttactgCAGGAACTTCTCAAAACCTATCATTTTGTTATATTGATATTTGAAACTGCAGATTTAATTAATGGATGACATAGTTTCTTATTCTAAACTAGGTAACAACAACAGAATCTCAACGGTATTTTTTGTGGCGGTTGTTGTTCCCATCGTCGTTATCTGTTGTATACTGTCTGCTATAGTAGTAATACTAGTCATCAGAAGGGGAAGGTCTAACCCACCACCTGTCCTTCGAAGTGAGTTGATTCATGTTTTTCCTCATCATGTTCTTTTTACTTTCATAAAAACAAGACATACTGCTTGATCTGGAGAACgaatattattttggaataGAAATAATGACCTTACTACTCATGTCAGTTTCTCTATCTCCGTGCAACATTTTATCAGATAGCTAAGCTTATGAGGTAAGGCTTAGAAAATTATCTAGAGGATGACATAAAAGTTAATAGGGTTGGGAAAATGAACGGCATTATGGTTTTGGAATTGTCTTTGCTCTACGAATTGTAAGAATGAATATGTGTTGCAGAAGTACCTACAAACTCACTGCAATACGATTTGAAGACGATTGAAGCTGCAACATGTACATTTTCGAAGAGAAACATGCTCGGTGAAGGTGGATTTGGAGAAGTTTATAAGGTCAACCTCTTCTATTTCCACGTTTGATATTTCTCTTTTAACTGTGTGCATGTGATCTAATTTATGTACCCTCCATATAATTTGTAGGGTTTACTTGAAGATGGGTCAGAAATTGCGGTCAAAAGGCTGTCAAAAGAATCAGCACAAGGTGTACAGGAGTTCAAGAATGAGACTAGTCTTGTGGCAAAGCTTCAGCACAGAAATTTGGTTGGAGTTCTTGGGTTTTGTATGGAAGGAGAAGAAAAGATACTCATTTACGAGTTTGTTCCCAACAAAAGCCTCGACCAGTTCTTGTTTGGTATTTTACATATAACACTCAGATTAACATTTTGAAGTTACAGTGATAATTGTGTTGCAGTTCATGAAAGTTGGGTTTTTAATCTCGTAGTTATAATGACTTGTACAGAACCTACAAAGCAAAGCCAGCTTGATTGGGCTAAAAGGTACAAGATTATTCTTGGGACTGCTAGGGGAGTTCTATATCTTCATCATGACTCACCTCTCAAAATCATACACCGTGACCTCAAAGCTAGTAACATCCTCTTAAATGTTGAAATGGAACCCAAAGTCGCAGATTTTGGAATGGCCAGGATTTTAAAGATGGATCAATCTCGAGCCGATACAAGGAGGGTCGTTGGAACCCAGTAAAATACTCGTTTCTTACTTTATTGCCTATTAATCTCTGACGTTCTATTACCTATTTTTTGTCAATGGTAaactcaatatatatattttttttgtatcagCGGCTACATTTCTCCAGAGTATTTGATGCATGGGCAATTCTCCAGGAAATCTGATATATTCAGCTTCGGAGTCTTGGTTCTAGAGATTATTAGTGGAAAAAGAAACAGCAATTTCCACGAGATTGATGGTTCCGGCAACAGTTTGGTCACACATGTGAGCATAAAGATTTTAACATTTCTTGAATAGTTAGCCTTGTTATTTCAAAGTTTTGACTGATTGATGATTGTGGTAGGCTTGGAAGCACTGGAGGAACGGGTCACCACTAGAACTAGTGGATGCGGAAATAGGAAAGAAGTATCAGAGTAACGAAGTTGTCAGATGCATCCATATTGCGCTACTATGTGTTCAGACTGATCCAGATGACCGTCCAGATATATCCGAAATTATCTCGATGCTCACCAGTAACTCGATCATTTTACAGCTACCTCAGTCACCAGTATATGAGGGTTCAGAGATGTGTCTACCTCCTATTAAATCTGTTCCTGTTTCTGTCAATGATTCATTGATAGATGAGTTGGTTCCTCGTTGAAGATGCCAGTTCATTTTTGAAATGATGGTTGGAAAAGATAGACGATgtttctatgttttattttacaaatgTTTGTGTATATGATCTTCGTGTGTTAAGACAAGGAAACTCTGTCTTGAAGATGAGCCAATGTATAATTTAAGGGAGAATTGCTAAAACTAACATAAATATTGAAGTCAAATACATTGGTGTACCCCAATTTCAATCAAATGCAGAACCAACCTAAAAGGGTGATGAAAATACTATTTAGTCCTTAtgactaaacaaaaaaacagagttgTATTTACGCTTCTATCCTTTTGGAAGTCTACATGGAGAAGATTGAAGTCTACATATTTTTAGACCTCCAGCAAAGTCCAAATTGTAGACTTGATGGTCTACACCAAAATTTAatctaataatttaattttaaaattgtataaaaataaCTATTGTGATAGATTTGAACTAATCATCAATACAATAGATAATATGAagtaactatattaaaattgtatataacTGGACAATTTTAAGGAATATATACTAAATTGGTAACCATGTGTTAAACAATGTTCATAGtttagaaacaaaaggttgtaa includes:
- the LOC108830409 gene encoding LOW QUALITY PROTEIN: putative cysteine-rich receptor-like protein kinase 33 (The sequence of the model RefSeq protein was modified relative to this genomic sequence to represent the inferred CDS: inserted 2 bases in 1 codon; substituted 1 base at 1 genomic stop codon), with translation MRMAEKISLLIFLFVLSSIVSVVSSQRCVGAGSFGEGSPYAIYXNREKILSSLAANVKMPKGFYNGSRSDGPDSPDRVYAMAMCIDGSDPEVCSECLGVATDLLIHNCNNESEGFIWFQYKTLCFARFSNHSFFGTHDTHLLYFEYSSGLSRLTEFDQNFSNLTDSMLAEISSGKKASTNVEPLTKFQTFFFFFFFXNLTKFQTLHALMLCTPDLPSSNCSACLKESVGVYRKDEHLIRKHGGVIAYPSCFFRWDLYPLSEGFTRISYSKLGNNNRISTVFFVAVVVPIVVICCILSAIVVILVIRRGRSNPPPEVPTNSLQYDLKTIEAATCTFSKRNMLGEGGFGEVYKGLLEDGSEIAVKRLSKESAQGVQEFKNETSLVAKLQHRNLVGVLGFCMEGEEKILIYEFVPNKSLDQFLFEPTKQSQLDWAKRYKIILGTARGVLYLHHDSPLKIIHRDLKASNILLNVEMEPKVADFGMARILKMDQSRADTRRVVGTHGYISPEYLMHGQFSRKSDIFSFGVLVLEIISGKRNSNFHEIDGSGNSLVTHAWKHWRNGSPLELVDAEIGKKYQSNEVVRCIHIALLCVQTDPDDRPDISEIISMLTSNSIILQLPQSPVYEGSEMCLPPIKSVPVSVNDSLIDELVPR